The following DNA comes from Streptomyces sp. Ag109_O5-10.
GTCCTCCTTGACGACCTGCGTGTTGATGCCCTTGAGACCAAGGGAACGCAGGGTGTCACGGTGGTTCTGCTTGCTGCCGATGTAGGACTTGACCTGCGTGATCTTGAGCTGCGCCATGATTACGCACCCGCCCCGGCACGCGCCCGCAGCAGAGCCGCGGGAGCGACGTCCTCCAGGGGCAGACCGCGGCGGGCCGCGATCTCCTCGGGACGCTGCAGGCCCTTCAGGGCCTCCACGGTCGCGTGCACGATGTTGATCGCGTTGTCGGAGCCGAGCGACTTCGACAGCACGTCGTGGATACCGGCGCACTCGAGCACGGCACGCACCGGGCCACCGGCGATAACACCGGTACCGGGGGACGCGGGCTTGAGCAGGACGACGCCGGCAGCCTTCTCACCCTGAATCGGGTGCGGGATGGTGCCCTGGATACGGGGGACCTTGAAGAAGTGCTTCTTGGCCTCCTCAACACCCTTGGCGATGGCGGCCGGCACCTCCTTGGCCTTGCCGTAACCGACACCCACGGTGCCGTCACCGTCGCCCACCACGACCAGCGCGGTGAAGCTGAAGCGACGACCACCCTTCACAACCTTGGCGACGCGGTTGATCGCGACAACGCGCTCAACGTACGCGGTCTTCTCGGCGGCAGCAGCGCCGCCGTCACGGCCCTTCCGGTCCCGCCGCTCGCCGCCACCGGCACCGCCACCGCGGCGCTGGGGTCCAGCCATTGGATTACCTCTCTCTTTCCGCTAGCTACAAGCGGCTCAGAACTTGAGCCCGGCCTCGCGGGCGGCGTCCGCCAGAGCCGCGATGCGGCCGGCGTACTGGTTACCACCACGGTCGAACACCACGGCCTCGACGCCGGCGGCCTTGGCACGCTCGGCGACCAGGGCGCCGACCTGCTTGGCCTGCGCGGACTTGTCGCCCTCGCCACCACGGACCGACGCGTCAAGCGTGGACGCGGAAGCCAGGGTGTGGCCCTTGAGGTCGTCGATCACCTGCGCCACGATGTGGCGGTTGGAGCGGGTCACGACCAGACGGGGACGCTCCGCCGTACCGGCGATCCGCTTGCGGATCCGGATGTGACGGCGCTTGATCGCGGCGCGCTTGTAGGCGTCGCCCTTGAGGATCTTCTGCCCGTATGCCATGGCTTACTTACCCGCCTTTCCGACCTTGCGGCGGATGACTTCGCCCTCGTACTTGACGCCCTTGGCCTTGTACGGGTCGGGCTTGCGCAGCTTGCGGATGTTGGCCGCGACCTCGCCGACCTTCTGCTTGTCGATGCCCTCGACCGAGAAACGGGTCGGAGCCTCGACCTTGAAGGTGATGCCCTCGGGGGCCTCGACCAGGATCGGGTGGCTGTAACCGAGCGCGAACTCGAGGTTCGAGCCCTTGGCGGTCACGCGGTAACCGACACCGCTGATTTCGAGCTTCTTCACGTAACCCTGGGTCACGCCGGTGATCATGTTCGCCACCAGCGTGCGGGACAGGCCGTGCAGGGCCTTGCTCTGACGCTCGTCGTTGGGGCGGGTCACCGCGAGAGTGCCGTCCTCGCCCTTGGCGATGTCGATCGGAGCCACGATGGTGTGGGTCAGCTCGCCCTTGGGGCCCTTGACCTTCACCGTGCGACCGTCGATGGTGACGTCCACGCCGGCGGGAACCGCGATGGGGAGCTTGCCGATGCGCGACATAGCTGTTTCCTCCGTTCCCTTCTGCTACCAGACGTAGGCGAGGACTTCTCCGCCTACGCCCTTCTTGCCGGCCTGCTTGTCAGTGAGGAGCCCGTGCGACGTGGAGATGATCGCCACGCCCAGGCCGCCGAGCACCTTCGGCAGGTTGGTGGACTTCGCGTACACCCGGAGACCGGGCTTGGAGATCCGCTTGATGCCCGCGATGGAGCGCTCACGGTTGGGACCGAACTTCAGGTCCAGGACGAGGTTCTTGCCGACCTCGGCGTCCTCGACCTTCCAGCCCGTGATGAAGCCCTCCTGCTGGAGGATCTCCGCGATGTGAGACTTGATCTTGGACGCCGGCATCGTCACAGAGTCGTGGTACGCCGAGTTCGCGTTCCGCAGACGCGTCAGCATGTCTGCGATCGGATCAGTCATGGTCATGAATTGGCCTTCGGCCTCTCTCGCCGGGGTTTCCTGGTGCGCCATCCCTCTCCCCGATCCGAGACGGGACGGGTGCGGCGCGGTGGACCTACGGCGTAGTAAGTCGTACGGGCGACCGTCAGGCGCCCAACCCTCCAAGCCTAAGCCATGAAGGGGCGGGCGCCTGACACGCCCATTGCTTACCGAGAGCCTCTGGAATCCCTAAAAGCGGGGATTACCAGGAGCTCTTGGTCACGCCCGGCAGCTCGCCACGGTGAGCCATCTCACGAAGGCACACGCGGCACAGGCCGAACTTGCGGTACACGGAGTGCGGACGGCCGCAGCGCTGGCAGCGCGTGTAGCCACGCACCCCGAACTTGGGCTTGCGGGCGGCCTTGGCAATCAGAGCCTTCTTCGCCATCTCGCTCACGCCTCCTTGAACGGGAAGCCGAGGTGACGAAGGAGCGCGCGGCCCTCAGCGTCGTTGGTCGCCGTGGTCACCACGGTGATGTCCATACCCCGGGTACGGTCGATCTTGTCCTGGTCGATCTCGTGGAACATGACCTGCTCCGTGAGACCGAAGGTGTAGTTGCCACGGCCGTCGAACTGCTTGGGGGACAGGCCGCGGAAGTCGCGGATGCGCGGCAGCGCGAGCGACAGGGTGCGGTCCAGGAACTCCCACATGCGGTCGCCACGGAGCGTGACGTGGGCACCGATCGGCTGACCCTCACGCAGCTTGAACTGCGCGATGGACTTGCGGGCCTTGGTGACGGCCGGCTTCTGACCGGTGATCGTGGTGAGGTCGCGGATCGCGCCCTCGATCAGCTTCGAGTCACGGGCGGCGTCGCCGACACCCATGTTGACCACGATCTTGACGAGACCGGGGATCTGCATGACGTTCTCGTACTTGAACTCGTCACGCAGCTTGCCCGCGATCTCCTCGCGGTACTTCAGCTTCAGACGCGGAGCAGTGGTGGTAGCCATCAGATGTCCTCACCCGTCCGCTTGGCAACGCGGATCTTGTTGCCTTCGTCGTCGAAGCGGTAACCGACACGCGTGACGACCTTGTTGCCGTCCTTCTCAACGACCAGCTGGACGTTGGAGACGTGGATCGGCGCCTCGGTCGTGACGATGCCGCCGGCCTGCGAACCGCGAGCGGTCGGACCGGCCTTGGTGTGCTTCTTGACCCGGTTGACACCCTCGACCAGGACACGCTCGTCGCGCGGGTAAGCGGCAATGACCTTGCCCTGCTTGCCCTTGTCCTTGCCGGTGATGACCTGGACCAGGTCGCCCTTCTTGATCTTCATGCTTACAGCACCTCCGGCGCGAGCGAGATGATCTTCATGAACTTCTTCTCGCGCAGCTCACGGCCGACCGGGCCGAAGATGCGGGTGCCGCGAGGGTCGCCGTCGTTCTTCAGAATGACGGCGGCGTTCTCGTCGAAGCGGATGTACGAGCCGTCCGGACGGCGGCGCTCCTTGACGGTGCGAACGATGACCGCCTTGACGACGTCACCCTTCTTCACGTTGCCACCGGGGATCGCGTCCTTGACGGTGGCGACGATGACGTCACCGATGCCCGCGTAGCGGCGACCGGAGCCACCGAGCACACGGATGCAAAGGATCTCCTTCGCACCAGTGTTGTCGGCGACGCGCAGTCGCGACTCCTGCTGGATCACGTCTATCTCCTGTTTGTCTGCCGGTTCCCCGGGCGGGTGCGCACCTCGCACACCCGCCCAGAGCCTGGCGGAACTGTCCTGCGGGGTTTGCCCCGCAGGAAATTACTTGGCCTTCTCGAGGATCTCGACGACGCGCCACCGCTTCGTGGCGGACAGCGGCCGGGTCTCCATGAGGAGGACGCGGTCGCCGACGCCGGCGGCGTTCT
Coding sequences within:
- the rplE gene encoding 50S ribosomal protein L5 gives rise to the protein MATTTAPRLKLKYREEIAGKLRDEFKYENVMQIPGLVKIVVNMGVGDAARDSKLIEGAIRDLTTITGQKPAVTKARKSIAQFKLREGQPIGAHVTLRGDRMWEFLDRTLSLALPRIRDFRGLSPKQFDGRGNYTFGLTEQVMFHEIDQDKIDRTRGMDITVVTTATNDAEGRALLRHLGFPFKEA
- the rpsE gene encoding 30S ribosomal protein S5, yielding MAGPQRRGGGAGGGERRDRKGRDGGAAAAEKTAYVERVVAINRVAKVVKGGRRFSFTALVVVGDGDGTVGVGYGKAKEVPAAIAKGVEEAKKHFFKVPRIQGTIPHPIQGEKAAGVVLLKPASPGTGVIAGGPVRAVLECAGIHDVLSKSLGSDNAINIVHATVEALKGLQRPEEIAARRGLPLEDVAPAALLRARAGAGA
- the rplN gene encoding 50S ribosomal protein L14, with translation MIQQESRLRVADNTGAKEILCIRVLGGSGRRYAGIGDVIVATVKDAIPGGNVKKGDVVKAVIVRTVKERRRPDGSYIRFDENAAVILKNDGDPRGTRIFGPVGRELREKKFMKIISLAPEVL
- the rplR gene encoding 50S ribosomal protein L18, which translates into the protein MAYGQKILKGDAYKRAAIKRRHIRIRKRIAGTAERPRLVVTRSNRHIVAQVIDDLKGHTLASASTLDASVRGGEGDKSAQAKQVGALVAERAKAAGVEAVVFDRGGNQYAGRIAALADAAREAGLKF
- the rplX gene encoding 50S ribosomal protein L24, with the protein product MKIKKGDLVQVITGKDKGKQGKVIAAYPRDERVLVEGVNRVKKHTKAGPTARGSQAGGIVTTEAPIHVSNVQLVVEKDGNKVVTRVGYRFDDEGNKIRVAKRTGEDI
- the rpsH gene encoding 30S ribosomal protein S8 produces the protein MTMTDPIADMLTRLRNANSAYHDSVTMPASKIKSHIAEILQQEGFITGWKVEDAEVGKNLVLDLKFGPNRERSIAGIKRISKPGLRVYAKSTNLPKVLGGLGVAIISTSHGLLTDKQAGKKGVGGEVLAYVW
- the rplF gene encoding 50S ribosomal protein L6, coding for MSRIGKLPIAVPAGVDVTIDGRTVKVKGPKGELTHTIVAPIDIAKGEDGTLAVTRPNDERQSKALHGLSRTLVANMITGVTQGYVKKLEISGVGYRVTAKGSNLEFALGYSHPILVEAPEGITFKVEAPTRFSVEGIDKQKVGEVAANIRKLRKPDPYKAKGVKYEGEVIRRKVGKAGK
- the rpmD gene encoding 50S ribosomal protein L30 — its product is MAQLKITQVKSYIGSKQNHRDTLRSLGLKGINTQVVKEDRPEFRGMVHTVRHLVTVEEVD
- a CDS encoding type Z 30S ribosomal protein S14; translated protein: MAKKALIAKAARKPKFGVRGYTRCQRCGRPHSVYRKFGLCRVCLREMAHRGELPGVTKSSW